The proteins below are encoded in one region of Alistipes indistinctus YIT 12060:
- a CDS encoding PH domain-containing protein, protein MTATKFKYRLDRRSRRITWGTFAAIAALFVGFHFIWGGAYLPAWFLLLLLCIITLFVLSFPRYLTIDDDTLQIHCIVELTRIHVEEIETVRRIDRSHFRRMIPLLGSYGFGGYFGYWFHLSDWTICKLYTTERKQLVLIEDIYEDIYIVSCPDPDLLVTLCTVARDRKREEIYRHALAAGKLSPESILPESTAPGNTRAKAAGTTSPGTEAAGTREAPPSQKEPFQEEPSGGKGTPPADGAGLPAKEPTQNTNDKR, encoded by the coding sequence ATGACCGCTACGAAATTCAAATACCGCCTCGACCGCCGCAGCCGCCGCATCACGTGGGGGACCTTCGCCGCGATCGCCGCACTTTTCGTCGGGTTCCACTTCATCTGGGGAGGCGCCTACCTTCCGGCCTGGTTCCTGCTGCTGCTGCTCTGTATCATCACGCTGTTCGTGCTGTCGTTCCCGCGCTACCTCACCATCGACGACGACACGCTCCAGATCCACTGCATCGTCGAACTGACGCGCATCCACGTCGAGGAGATCGAGACGGTCCGGCGCATCGACCGCAGCCATTTCCGGCGAATGATCCCGCTGCTGGGCAGTTACGGTTTCGGCGGCTACTTCGGCTACTGGTTCCACCTCAGCGACTGGACGATCTGCAAGCTGTACACGACCGAACGCAAGCAGCTGGTGCTGATCGAGGACATCTACGAAGATATCTACATCGTCAGCTGCCCGGATCCGGACCTGCTGGTGACGCTCTGCACTGTGGCCCGCGACCGGAAACGGGAAGAGATTTACCGCCATGCGCTCGCCGCAGGCAAACTCTCCCCCGAAAGCATCCTACCGGAAAGCACTGCACCAGGAAACACACGGGCCAAAGCCGCCGGCACGACATCCCCCGGCACAGAAGCCGCCGGCACCCGGGAGGCACCGCCATCTCAAAAGGAACCGTTCCAAGAGGAGCCGTCCGGCGGGAAGGGCACCCCGCCTGCGGATGGAGCCGGATTACCCGCCAAAGAACCGACACAAAACACAAACGACAAACGATAG